The following proteins are encoded in a genomic region of Ictalurus punctatus breed USDA103 chromosome 15, Coco_2.0, whole genome shotgun sequence:
- the LOC108275525 gene encoding CD63 antigen isoform X1 has protein sequence MALDRRLKWVKFLLLFFNFVFFMFGLTIMVIGVWRLMSLNDVPKVVQAVGVAIFLIVVGFIFLFIALIGCCGVWKRNFCMVTTFATLLFCFVIMDIVIVTGVYILTNKVLDIVDDKMQSDINSYNTSEVAREYVDVLQEMVGCCGQVNASDWVNFRPDGISVPDTCCRIVTVDCGAGAMNNESIIYTEGCGPFVEYMYKMTKLWSGIIGLVFAFIKIFVIVLACTLMYGIHKDYKIQEPLLRSDLACFRCFQRRSQPVSVSVSEEGSPHHRVK, from the exons ATGGCTTTGGACCGAAGACTGAAGTGGGTGAAGTTCCTGCTTTTATTCTTCAACTTTGTCTTCTTT aTGTTTGGCCTGACTATCATGGTGATTGGCGTTTGGCGTTTGATGAGTCTGAACGATGTACCTAAGGTTGTTCAGGCTGTTGGAGTAGCCATTTTTCTCATCGTGGTAGGTttcatcttcctcttcatcgCCTTGATCGGCTGCTGTGGAGTATGGAAACGGAACTTTTGCATGGTCACTACG TTTGCCACCCTGCTCTTCTGTTTCGTGATCATGGACATTGTGATAGTCACTGGTGTGTATATCTTAACTAACAAG GTGCTGGATATAGTGGACGATAAAATGCAGAGTGATATCAACAGCTACAACACATCTGAAGTGGCTAGGGAATACGTTGATGTACTTCAGGAAATG gtgggatGCTGTGGACAAGTGAATGCTTCTGACTGGGTGAACTTCCGGCCTGACGGTATCTCCGTCCCTGACACTTGCTGCAGGATAGTCACAGTGGACTGTGGAGCTGGAGCCATGAACAACGAATCCATAATCTACACAGAA GGTTGTGGGCCTTTTGTGGAGTATATGTACAAGATGACGAAGCTCTGGTCTGGCATAATAGGTCTTGTCTTTGCTTTCATAAAG ATCTTTGTTATTGTGCTTGCCTGTACGCTGATGTATGGAATCCACAAAGACTATAAG ATTCAAGAGCCCTTGCTGAGAAGCGACCTTGCTTGTTTCCGCTGTTTTCAGAGACGTTCCCAgccagtatcagtatcagtatcagaaGAAGGTAGCCCTCATCACAGGGTCAAGTGA
- the LOC108275525 gene encoding CD63 antigen isoform X2, translating into MFGLTIMVIGVWRLMSLNDVPKVVQAVGVAIFLIVVGFIFLFIALIGCCGVWKRNFCMVTTFATLLFCFVIMDIVIVTGVYILTNKVLDIVDDKMQSDINSYNTSEVAREYVDVLQEMVGCCGQVNASDWVNFRPDGISVPDTCCRIVTVDCGAGAMNNESIIYTEGCGPFVEYMYKMTKLWSGIIGLVFAFIKIFVIVLACTLMYGIHKDYKIQEPLLRSDLACFRCFQRRSQPVSVSVSEEGSPHHRVK; encoded by the exons aTGTTTGGCCTGACTATCATGGTGATTGGCGTTTGGCGTTTGATGAGTCTGAACGATGTACCTAAGGTTGTTCAGGCTGTTGGAGTAGCCATTTTTCTCATCGTGGTAGGTttcatcttcctcttcatcgCCTTGATCGGCTGCTGTGGAGTATGGAAACGGAACTTTTGCATGGTCACTACG TTTGCCACCCTGCTCTTCTGTTTCGTGATCATGGACATTGTGATAGTCACTGGTGTGTATATCTTAACTAACAAG GTGCTGGATATAGTGGACGATAAAATGCAGAGTGATATCAACAGCTACAACACATCTGAAGTGGCTAGGGAATACGTTGATGTACTTCAGGAAATG gtgggatGCTGTGGACAAGTGAATGCTTCTGACTGGGTGAACTTCCGGCCTGACGGTATCTCCGTCCCTGACACTTGCTGCAGGATAGTCACAGTGGACTGTGGAGCTGGAGCCATGAACAACGAATCCATAATCTACACAGAA GGTTGTGGGCCTTTTGTGGAGTATATGTACAAGATGACGAAGCTCTGGTCTGGCATAATAGGTCTTGTCTTTGCTTTCATAAAG ATCTTTGTTATTGTGCTTGCCTGTACGCTGATGTATGGAATCCACAAAGACTATAAG ATTCAAGAGCCCTTGCTGAGAAGCGACCTTGCTTGTTTCCGCTGTTTTCAGAGACGTTCCCAgccagtatcagtatcagtatcagaaGAAGGTAGCCCTCATCACAGGGTCAAGTGA